The Euwallacea similis isolate ESF13 chromosome 21, ESF131.1, whole genome shotgun sequence genome contains the following window.
GCacaagtataaaatttttctgtccCTATTCATCCAAaacataataacaaaatttaaagggAAAAGTAAGTACTTTTTGTGAActtaaatcattaattttagccgcaattttatatttttttattacgcaACAAATTTATCAACAACAACgatatttaaacaaacaaaaataccCGAAACGGACGAGATTACTAAGTACTTTTGTCAAACCTACACAAAACTAAAGTCAAGTGGTATTCCCGACAATATGACATTGAACCGcgtttaatttgtttttatgtgATCCTCAGCGTCTGGTCGTGCTCCATATGAGGACCCATACTTTGTTTCAGACATGGCAATTGTTCTCTTTAACAGCATAtagactaaaaaaaatattttattgtaaatgtgAAGGTTCTTGACCTCTTTCAAATACTCACATGTTAGAATCAGTGTGATTCCAAtggagaaataaattattcgtCCACTGACAAGCATTTTTGTAAGATAATATACTAAGGGTACTAGAATGCTAATCAACCAAAATACCTGGTTGGCTATGGGCCAAATTCTTCTTTGTGGAATCCAAGGGTCTACACGAGTAACACCAGATGTTTTGAAGAAATCTCCAGTCTTGATGAAACTATCTTTCATTTTGTCCTTGAAAagaataatttctatttaaacaTATTGTAATTAGAAAGTTGTTTTTTGCGGAGACTAATAGTCGACGGTGGTGCAGGAGTCTGGATGACAGTGTGTTCATAGTAGACACACAGGTAATTTACCTTAACTACAAACAATTGCCTCAAATATTCTTCCTGGTCACTTTCAGTTTCCGGCACTTCATCTAAtggcaatcttttaatatataaatggGCTGTGACCTGCTTTccaaataacaaatttgtcaTTGTCGGAGCTACTGGGTCTCCATCTTTAAATAGAATCATTGTGTCATATATTGCCATGTTCCTGCCTCTCATGGAGGGCAAACTGGCAATAAAACCCTTTGTTCTGGGTAGGAGGTGATGTTTCAACTGtggcaaattatttttttgggcaaattctatagaaatttgatgctttttttctgtaaatctTGTTCCTTCTGGGAAAAGGAGCAACTAGGAGAAATAAtgttgaacaaaattttataaaatgaagTTATTTCAAACTTAATAACTTACCCACATAGGGTCAGGGTGGTCTGCCAATTCCTTAATTTGCTTATTAATAATCTCTTTATCCTTCTCATAGGACCTctccaaaaatacaaattcagaAAACTTCCAACACCACCCCAAAATTGGCATGTATTGGATTACTTTTTTGGCATAAGCCTTGCAGTTCTAAAAAGGTATAATTCCCATAAGATTTAACATGTACACCTTATAATATAATGGAAATTTACCCCCAGAACTGGCATTTTTTCACAAGCCATCCAACCCATCAGCCAGTCAACCTCATAGCAATGATTCATAATGCAATATCCATGTTCCTTTCCATAATAAGTCTCAAAGTCTTTTTTGTCTATGTAAAGTAGCAATTTGACATTTGCCCACCATTCTGCCACAAATACTAATTCTACAGGAAGTAAATATCTTGTATTAAGGCACAATGAAGTTTTGTTAACACAATTTAATACTTACGGCAATAGAGAGTGTAGCAGAGATAATAGTTGATTTTCCGATACAACACTTTGTTGAACGGCCTTAAGCCTATATAGAATATTGcttgtataaaatttactattaatCCTGATGAAAAAAAGGTCATTGCAAAGCACAGATGTGCGGTTCgagattttttcaagaaaGCCAAATCCATTGTATCAAATTGATTGGCGCAAATAGTATGatgaaaaaaaggaatttaaatacACTTTTAACAGATTCACTCAAACTTTGAACTTAAATATTTGACTTTCTTAacaatgataataaatataagtgatttattaaaatatattgaaaagtattaatagagaaaatatttatgttttggaTATAATTGCTGAATTCTTATTACGTCTCTTTTTGttatgttataaataaattaaaactagaaaacaattgaaaatgttattaactATTTATAACCAAGTTCACACAACATATGTATTTTGCCGTATGTCTAAGTCGTCGTTCAATCATTAATATGtccaaatgatttttatttatgtaagtTGGAGTTCATTGTTATCTTACTTTAATGACATAGAGCAAAGAGAGATAAAATGAACATTATATTGGATAATCATCTATTGATTTTCCAACATTTCATATCTTCAAGGTCGAATTGAGTTGATGAAGAGACGACTGACGATCAGCTGTCAAACTCGAATTGATAAGAAGTAATCTCCATGggcaaattgatattttaaattaatttatacacCAATCCAACGTAGAAGTGATAAAACCATTATCACTCTTGAATTTAATGTTTAACTGCATATCTCAACATTGTGGCCAGCTGCAATGCTTCAAgatctttttgtttttttaaattcctaagCTAGTGGTGACCAAAGTTCAGTGGAAATGTTAAACTATTATCAAAAGCCTTGTGAGtttattcattaaaacatGCGTATTGAGAATATAATTAAATGTGAATAGTGTGGAATCATTCTAAGCAACTCCTTATTATACAGGGCAAAGGTTAAATAAGGCCAAAAAGTTAAATGGTTTTCAATATATACGAGATGGGTAACAACACCAGTTTGCCCAAAGGCCGTAGAAGATCTCTGCGTTCCTTTGTCCAAAGAAAATCACACAGATCCACTCTTAGTCACACGTTCACGGTTCCAGAATTTGACGAACAAATGGAACTTCTCAATATTAATACTGCCACAGAAGAAGAACTAATGACACTTCATGGAATAAACAGGGAGATTgccaaaaatattgttgagCATAGGAAGGCCATTGGCAGGTACAGAAAAGTAGAAGATTTGGCAGTAGTAAGGGGGATAGGAGCTGAAAAGTTAGCTTTGATTAAACCAGAGATTTGTGTCTCAGTCAGAAGGAACCAAAGTTGCCCATCTTCAAGAGCTCCAAGCTATGACAGCTTGAAAAGTAGCGATTTGAAGGCTGCTAATAGGTCATATAGAGTAGTGAATGTTAATAAGGCCAGTGTTTTTGAGTTGCAAACTGTGCCAGGGATCACTCAAGAAATTGCAGCTGGAATTGTAATTCATCGAAACAAGAAGGGTCCTTTAAAGAAGGTAAGtacctatttaaatttcaagataaATTTGTAGATAAGTTCATAAGTTGATAAAATATGAAAGTCCCTTTGTTGTTTTAGACTGTctgtctttgtttttttttgtttgccttATTGACATTTTGGGCATTAAGTAGTATAGACAGGAACTCTGGAGAAATAAATCTATAATTATTAGTTATTATGATttacaaaatagaaataagtaaaaacatactgaaataattttaagaactACAATGCTCTTAGATTGGTTACAATTGAATTGGTGACAATTAAAAAGAACTAACTCCAAGAAACCAAAATGTTGAGAAatcaaaaaactaagtaaacctacgtttgtatttttaataaaatataattatagtGGGTTTATAGAACACATATCTATGATAATTTAAATCAGTGTTTAAATAGGTTATTCatgtttttatgtaataaaatatatgtaaaatacAGTTGGAGTTAGTTCCCTTTAATTCCCATCGATTCAATTGAATTGAGGGCATATGGTTACTAAATGTATTTGactttaaattgttttggCAACATACTCTTAAACTATTACATGCATAAGACCAGTTAACACGAATCTTCTAtcttagttttttaaatttaattctcatTTTGCTCACCTAActaattatgaataaaaatcgAACTTAAATTGATTGCAGCTTATTAGACATTGGCCTCAGGCAATggaattttttccaataagcGAATTCAGGACATGTTCCATTTCCATGTCAGGTCAATCCCATTAATAGTTAATGATTGGTCTATTAAATCTAGATATAGGTGAAGTGGGACGAGTGCAAATTTAGCGAAAAAGTTACTGACGTAGGATATTTCGAGCTTCAATggttatttttcataaattaatatatctgGCATTTGgctaattttaacttttaacctTATGTACTTCACATTTCCGagtggatttttttagaaCGTTTAGCCAGACTTCCAGTTTGATAAGTATATTACTATCAGTTGATAAGAGTAaactggaaataaaaatactacgTAATTACCTAAAATAGATGCGgagttttttctcaaatttaaatcaatgtGAATCAAAgccttgattaatttaaatcaattctTTAAATCACATTTAGGTGTCATTGAAAATGAATCTGTTAACAAAACTGATATCGGAATTGACccatttcttatttaattaaatcctaTATGTGgtatacataaatttattactataaAGTGTGAACTACCCACAATATTACGAATATTGGAGTTAAGGAAGCTgaaataatagaatttttaagtaaaacagGAAACGtattctattaatttttttcgaggttttttccattgattttgAGATgacatttgtattttttcatttactatTTATACCTGATATGGAGTAAGAGTCCTCAGCAGAAACCCACTTTCAGTCTTTTTAAGTACTTAGAGCTCGCTTATCAACTTTCCATAGATCTCTACTTAttagaatttcattttgcaaattcttttatttatttgtatcaACCGTGCcacatttttatgatattaaattttgcatgccatattgatttttttctcatgaaCTTATGACCCGGATCTAGATTATATGATGAAACATGTTAATTGCGGGTGGTATGGATGGAGTGCCCTCTAAACTTTCATTTAtctattcatatttttaaataagaatcAGATGGAGAGAAGAGCTAATTGCTTATGCATGATATTGTTACCAAAAAATTTCGGGAATCGAGATTCTGAAAGCGTAATGAATGAACCAGTTAATAATTCCGCATAAGTATCAGATATAAAGGCGGAAATTCAACGAGAACTTGAGACGTGCCATCATATTGCATTGCTTTAACGACATATTTTAATCGAAATGATGTGCATGATGTAGTTTAGTGTTAAACGTGGTACAGGCTAACGATCTTGAGGTCAGaccaaataattaatattgagATAAGTGTAGTAAAACTTATTCTATTTCCAATCTTAAATTTCAAGCTAAAATCTTGAATTTATTACTAACTTTTCACGATAAATTCACTCATTTAATACATCTTTGGAATGTATTAAGACACTCGAAATGTCTTGATTAGCCTAGATAATGtcttataataaataagttcTATTCCTTAATTCTGTCTTTCCTGAAGTGAAAGGGGTTTCTTGGCTCTCTGCCCTACTTTTAAATGCCTTTTCAAAACATATACTATAATGGGTTTACAGATTGACGATTTGCTGAAGGTAAAGCACCTGAATCGGATGCGATTGGGCCATATAGCACGATATTTAACTACCGAGGACGATGAAGACAACGTAAGCGAAGCATCATCAATCCAAAGGCCGAGCATACTTACAAATGGCTTTCTACCTTTACATCACACCAACGGTCGCATTAATAGGTAGattattagattatttttgccccaagtttagaaaaattgagataattttagtttgtttctAGACCATCGTTTCGTGGTCACATTCCAAATGGTCTACCTCCGTCATCAGCTTTGGATATATTCGAGTTGCTTTCCACATATTCGGCCAGGCCCATTATAAACGAGGTTTTTAGATATAGTAGAAACAACGAACCGGCTTGTAGAATAGCATCATGGAACTTGCATAAATTTACGCAAGACAAAGCCTCCAATATGGGAGTTCGTGAAGTTATTTGTAGGACTATTCTTGAAAATGGGTTTGTTTCTTCTTGGGCGTCTTTTAAGGGGTACcaaattattcttttaaattttccagaatttctTTGTTGGCCGTCCAAGACGTTAAGGATGTAGTGGCTTTGAAAACTATCTGCGAAGAGCTTAATAAGCCAAGTTTGCGCAGGATAGAGGAATGGAAGGAGAATAGTCATAGCTGGAATTTCTGTATGTTAGACGTTCATGAGACGTACTTAGGTTTTATTTATGACTCAGGTTGTGGTAAGCGTTGACACATATTAAGAATGatggaaaaaatacatatttgacTCTTAGCTGTGTACATCGAATTAATTTCCTTAATGGAGAGCCCAGAAGACACGCGGAAAGATTGTGATGCCTTGATTGCTCACTTTTTAATCGGGGACCTTAATTTACAAGTTGTTAACATGTCCCTCAAAGAGGGCGCCAATGTTAAATTTCTCAACGAGAAGCTCACAGATCTGATCAGTGAAGAAGAGATTGTCATGCTTTGTATCGATTTCTCTAATTGTTTTGAACTTGATggtaaataagtgaaatttcCCCTCGGATTTTCCCGACTAAATTTTGTACTGTTTTTCCCAGATTCATCGCTAACCTTAGGGGGCCTGCAGTCAATATTTCCTAACACGACAAAAACGCATTTCCCTGTTTTGAAACCAGGCAATCATTCTAGTCACATTTCAAACATATTAACAAATTCCCGCTTGAAGCAAAACCTGACGGGCTTCAAACAGGTCATCAGCAAAGGAATAACCCACTTAGCTATCCCCAATGGGTGGACGTGGGGCGGCGCTGCATCTCCAAATTGTCCAGTTTTGGTGGAACtatttttgaacaacaaatcagagAATAGTGCTTTCTgatatttgcttttaatacTTGGGGTTGTGCTATTACTTGATTTTCTATTTGTGCTCTAAGCGGTGATGTATTGTAAATAAGTCAGTTCGACGTGTATTTATTAAGATGAATTGTTGCTTAGCAGAGATTATGACGTAATTTTGttgaacaaataaaaagttatatttatttttagtaaagGTAATGTTGATTTATTATATGAGTTGTTGTGTTTGTTAAAACGATGTTGTTTTATTTGGGCTCTACAATGTGCGGATATCTTATTAACTATAGTTACAAATAGcgttaaaaatatacaagaaaCACTCTTCATACAGGGTCCATCACTAGTGGGTGGACCTATAGTTTCAACCAAATTTGGATATTTTGCGAAACATCGTCAAATACAACGAACTGATCGACAAACGTAACTCAAATGAGGCAGTGATCTCTTCTTTTGATGTCcgaaaaaaatcgttaaaagtGAGGTGCACACCGAAAACCGTTTAGCAAAAGCGctctatttgtttttaattgaacattGTAATATGATATTTAACGGATCTAGCTTCGCGTGgcagaatttcaaaatgtaatATTCGATGccattatattataaaaataatatttaaatgttctcCTTGGCGTTGCCTGACTGAATGCATTCTGAATGCCCAATTTGCGATGCCTCTTTTACATATATATGTCAGGAGGTATACGTCTAATAACGTCTTAAATGCCGTTCCAAATCCGGCACTTTCTTAGAAGCAGAATCCACGTAATCCTCGTAAATAACGACACAATCAGACAGTGTTACATAACTGAAACTCTTTTTTTCCCTTTTGAAATTTCGACTTACGCAAATGGGCACGAGTCCAGACACGTGACCATCAGTCGTCACTAAGTGAACTGGGCCCTGGTTTATCCAAGggtttaacaataatttccacAATAGAAACAAAAGGAGTGTTTATCAGAGGGATTATTAGGTTTTGTGTTACGTAAATGACAGAGCGATTTGGTTTCGTTTTACACAGAAATTCGAAATGAAAGGCACATAAGATATTGATAAGAGTAGAGAAGCTTGAATGCCCCAAGGGAAGGATCTGCACCATAATTGGCTTCCTGAAGACTCTTGACGATTGAACGTAAGGAGTTTCCAGGATAGAGGTACCTAcacctttaataaaaatatgtctttttACTTTCATGATAATAATCCATAGGTTCAAGTTACTTTACTAATTTGAGTGTTCACTGGAGTGAGTTTTCCTGCCAAACTCTTTGATAATCATTGAATTAAGTAGGATTAAAGTTCTGATATATTTTACTCTTATAGAATCATGCAATCACCTTTTGTCAAGAAGCCTAACCAGAGCAGACGCGAAGAAAGACCTATTTGCTTTCGAAACTGtctgaaaatgtaataaacaCATTTGATGGCACGTGAAGTTAATTCACGTTGCAGTCTAGTAATAAGATATTGAAACAACCTTAACTTGAACGGAAACCTGATGGTTTATTTCCAAATCGGATATGAAACTCATAAGAGTTTGCTTGgaaacctttaaaatttgCCGCGTTTCCATCCGCAGCCTCAAGAAGGActgatttcaatttttcaatatcgaaTTCACGTGACTGGAATCTCGATACGACACCTATATATGcataatttgaaatgtttactgttttattttattatttactttgaaaaattttatgactaaaatgcatatttttcaaattacagagAACGTTTACAGTCAGTGGCGAATCTAAGTAAGCGGGCTTCAGGCCTGGTCTTAGCAAGTCTGACGCcttgggcgaaatttttaatcatcacCTCCCATCCTAAAGAAAAACCGTCGATCAGAAAAGTCCGCCACCCTTCCTAGACCGTTGtccaatatttttccttttcttcatAAGGCTGGTACTGGTGGGCCTATAACTTCGTCGCTATTAGTGCGTTATTGGGTTTCCATTACTTTGCTCATTATTTGGAATTCCACAGTTATCtatgtatatatgtacattATACTCCTCTTAAGAATTTGAACCTCAATAGCTTTATGGAAATCTCCGTaaaccttgaaaattaaagttcaaaCTGATGTGGCTGAAATGAAGTACGTATGTACTTAAAGAGTTTCAAGTGCCTTTTAGTGGATTTGGTGAATATTTATTGTGCAGGAAACAGGGAAAAGTCTAACATGGGATTCCAAGAGAAAAAGCCTCCTAAACCCTAGATTTGTGGACGTTAGGGATACAAATAACAAAGCTACTTGCGACTTATTTAGGTTTATTGGTTTATGCTGTTCCCTTATACCTTAGATTCtttacagggtgtaacatatcatcatggggttatttcagggagcgacagtgctctgcaaaataattacaaaagcTAAAGGATTGAAGAAGGAATCTAAATTTAGTACTGGAATTCATACAGagtgttataaaaaaaatatacaaagcaaaaaatagtacatgacGAAAAAACATAACATCTGTATATTGCTGCCTACGATTTTGAGGTCTTGTTGTAAAGGGTCCTAAAAAAATAGTTGTACGAtactttaaacatttaattcaaGACACACGggagaaaaacgcaaaatatgagaaaaaatgtgaaattttgccatgtcggtatatcgaaaatggtgcgtttctgacgatgggtctattagcattttattaaattattttgcaaagtaaTATCGTCctttgaaatatctccatgatgacaCGTTACTCCCTGTAAATCTTTAAGGTACACGAAAAACGGCGAAAGTTCAAGAATTACACTCTCGACATTGAAAATTATctgagttttttaaaagaaatgttgtGCTTTTGTGGATAGTTgcactaaaaattgaaaatttttgatggAACCTCTAACATTCACAATTATGCGCAGCTTTCAATGCAAACGATAAGCATCTCAACTTGTTATATAAAATTGCATGATAGAAGGCCGGAATTTCCCTGGAGgataaatatgaaatgttGAAAGCTGCAAGTACTCGTATTTAAGAGCTTTTTAAAGGTTCTTATGGCTATAGGTGGTGAATGAAATTCGCAATTAGTTGGCGAAAAATCAAATACCTTATAGACAGACATATTTCCATAGGTAATGCACACTCTTGTCAGCTGCATAAACAGTTTATGTTGATGAAAAATCACAAGGTTGGGGTAAATTAGATCTTCGCCTTCTTTGCAATACGTTTTGCTCCCTTTTATTctctttcattttttgaatacaTGTTGCTTCCCTTACGAGACATAGCTACTACTTATTTTAGGCACTTCCATTATACCTGGATGACGTTTCCATGACAATCACGTGTGTTTTAGGAGAGATTAAGTGTAGGAAACGGTGAAAAAGTGCTAAGTGCCATGAACTTTTCCTTGGTATATCCTCATATATTTCATCGAAATGCTTTTATTCTAtgtattttctgaaaatataacATCAAAGCCAGCTCTCTTTTTAGAACCCAAAAGAAAcaatgcattttatttaatttccatcaacattttatttattaaccaGTGACTCTTTTGATGTAATTTACACGTGGCTTCCATTAGCTTAATGAGACTTTTTGTAATGAGAAGAAGATAACAGAttcattatttgttaaattcgGGTTTGTGCAAATTAACACGAATTTTTCTAGGTTTCGATCAGCTTTTATGTAGCTGTTAGGACCTGTGTCTTAAGCAGTTTAAGTCGACGTGGCAACATTGTCATCTCTCATAGATCGTCTTttgttaattatatttttgtttttgcgcCCTTTCTTGGACACTTAACTACTACCACTCGTCTGGATGGTCGCTCACTTTGTCTcgttatttacataaattattcGTTTTTCTCGACATTGCTATAACACGTATATTATTGTTCAGTACCAAGAAATCTTAGCTTAGTTAGAAAGGcgcttagttaattttttctacgaAACAGTGGCTCTGAGGTGATGCACTTAAGGTGATGCGAATGTGATTGTCCAGTTAGTTTTGGCAGCCATTTTGTAAGTTTTCGAATTCCAGGAGCGTTTGCGAAGTGTAACACCTCCGGTCTTCCGAGTTGGAAACACATCATTTTTGATCCCACGAGAAAGACGCACACGTTTTGGCTCTTTGAGACAAATCATAAGTGCGTCTGGTCACTTCCAATCAGAAGCACATTAACTGTAATGGATCTTGGAACAATCAACAAAGGAGCAATTTacgaagtaatttatttcactgttaaataatGCACCTCAATCAGgtttacaaaaatgaagaacTTGGTTAACGAAGT
Protein-coding sequences here:
- the LOC136415993 gene encoding 1-acyl-sn-glycerol-3-phosphate acyltransferase delta-like, whose protein sequence is MDLAFLKKSRTAHLCFAMTFFSSGLIVNFIQAIFYIGLRPFNKVLYRKINYYLCYTLYCQLVFVAEWWANVKLLLYIDKKDFETYYGKEHGYCIMNHCYEVDWLMGWMACEKMPVLGNCKAYAKKVIQYMPILGWCWKFSEFVFLERSYEKDKEIINKQIKELADHPDPMWLLLFPEGTRFTEKKHQISIEFAQKNNLPQLKHHLLPRTKGFIASLPSMRGRNMAIYDTMILFKDGDPVAPTMTNLLFGKQVTAHLYIKRLPLDEVPETESDQEEYLRQLFVVKDKMKDSFIKTGDFFKTSGVTRVDPWIPQRRIWPIANQVFWLISILVPLVYYLTKMLVSGRIIYFSIGITLILTFYMLLKRTIAMSETKYGSSYGARPDAEDHIKTN
- the LOC136415992 gene encoding endonuclease/exonuclease/phosphatase family domain-containing protein 1-like isoform X2, whose translation is MVFNIYEMGNNTSLPKGRRRSLRSFVQRKSHRSTLSHTFTVPEFDEQMELLNINTATEEELMTLHGINREIAKNIVEHRKAIGRYRKVEDLAVVRGIGAEKLALIKPEICVSVRRNQSCPSSRAPSYDSLKSSDLKAANRSYRVVNVNKASVFELQTVPGITQEIAAGIVIHRNKKGPLKKIDDLLKVKHLNRMRLGHIARYLTTEDDEDNVSEASSIQRPSILTNGFLPLHHTNGRINRPSFRGHIPNGLPPSSALDIFELLSTYSARPIINEVFRYSRNNEPACRIASWNLHKFTQDKASNMGVREVICRTILENGISLLAVQDVKDVVALKTICEELNKPSLRRIEEWKENSHSWNFCMLDVHETYLGFIYDSAVYIELISLMESPEDTRKDCDALIAHFLIGDLNLQVVNMSLKEGANVKFLNEKLTDLISEEEIVMLCIDFSNCFELDDSSLTLGGLQSIFPNTTKTHFPVLKPGNHSSHISNILTNSRLKQNLTGFKQVISKGITHLAIPNGWTWGGAASPNCPVLVELFLNNKSENSAF
- the LOC136415992 gene encoding endonuclease/exonuclease/phosphatase family domain-containing protein 1-like isoform X1 yields the protein MVFNIYEMGNNTSLPKGRRRSLRSFVQRKSHRSTLSHTFTVPEFDEQMELLNINTATEEELMTLHGINREIAKNIVEHRKAIGRYRKVEDLAVVRGIGAEKLALIKPEICVSVRRNQSCPSSRAPSYDSLKSSDLKAANRSYRVVNVNKASVFELQTVPGITQEIAAGIVIHRNKKGPLKKIDDLLKVKHLNRMRLGHIARYLTTEDDEDNVSEASSIQRPSILTNGFLPLHHTNGRINRPSFRGHIPNGLPPSSALDIFELLSTYSARPIINEVFRYSRNNEPACRIASWNLHKFTQDKASNMGVREVICRTILENGISLLAVQDVKDVVALKTICEELNKPSLRRIEEWKENSHSWNFCMLDVHETYLGFIYDSGCAVYIELISLMESPEDTRKDCDALIAHFLIGDLNLQVVNMSLKEGANVKFLNEKLTDLISEEEIVMLCIDFSNCFELDDSSLTLGGLQSIFPNTTKTHFPVLKPGNHSSHISNILTNSRLKQNLTGFKQVISKGITHLAIPNGWTWGGAASPNCPVLVELFLNNKSENSAF